From one Caminicella sporogenes DSM 14501 genomic stretch:
- a CDS encoding prepilin-type N-terminal cleavage/methylation domain-containing protein, whose translation MLQKIRKQLKNKKGFTLVELIVVIAVLGILATLAIPRFTGVLNRSRQGVDEANAAMIARQIQTAWVAGDLEEGNDKDFVDNTEQELKSGSGIGKKLVNKDYLEKVPEIQSGSSGTWKVTVDVDGDDIAKITIKAVVNGEEKTLYDQ comes from the coding sequence ATGTTGCAAAAAATTAGAAAGCAGTTAAAAAATAAGAAAGGTTTTACATTGGTTGAGCTTATTGTAGTTATAGCAGTATTAGGAATATTAGCTACTCTTGCGATACCAAGATTTACAGGTGTTTTAAATAGAAGTAGACAAGGTGTAGATGAAGCAAATGCAGCTATGATAGCAAGACAAATTCAAACAGCTTGGGTTGCAGGAGATTTAGAAGAAGGGAATGATAAAGATTTTGTAGATAATACAGAACAGGAACTTAAAAGTGGTTCTGGAATAGGAAAGAAATTAGTAAACAAAGATTATTTAGAAAAAGTACCTGAGATTCAAAGTGGTAGTAGTGGAACTTGGAAAGTTACCGTTGATGTTGATGGTGATGATATTGCTAAAATAACTATCAAAGCAGTTGTAAATGGTGAAGAAAAAACTTTATATGACCAATAG